A stretch of Microtus pennsylvanicus isolate mMicPen1 chromosome 5, mMicPen1.hap1, whole genome shotgun sequence DNA encodes these proteins:
- the Hmx3 gene encoding homeobox protein HMX3: MPEPGPDASGTASAPPPQPPPQPPAPKESPFSIRNLLNGDHHRPPPKPQPPPRTLFAPASAAAAAAAAAAAAAKGALEGAAGFALSQVGDLAFPRFEIPAQRFALPAHYLERSPAWWYPYTLTPAGGHLPRPEASEKALLRDSSPASGTDRDSPEPLLKADPDHKELDSKSPDEIILEESDSEEGKKEGEAVPGTAGTTVGTTAATPGSEDWKAGAESPEKKPACRKKKTRTVFSRSQVFQLESTFDMKRYLSSSERAGLAASLHLTETQVKIWFQNRRNKWKRQLAAELEAANLSHAAAQRIVRVPILYHENSAAEGAAAAAGAPVPVSQPLLTFPHPVYYSHPVVSSVPLLRPV; the protein is encoded by the exons ATGCCGGAGCCCGGGCCGGACGCCTCGGGCACTGCCAGCGCGCCGCCCCCGCAGCCGCCACCCCAGCCTCCCGCGCCCAAGGAATCCCCGTTCTCCATCAGGAACCTGCTCAACGGAGACCACCACCGGCCGCCCCCGAAACCTCAGCCTCCCCCACGAACGCTCTTCGCGCCGGcctcggccgccgccgccgcggccgCCGCGGCCGCTGCCGCAGCCAAAGGTGCCCTGGAGGGTGCCGCCGGCTTTGCGCTCTCGCAGGTGGGCGACCTGGCTTTCCCCCGCTTTGAGATCCCAGCGCAGAGGTTTGCCCTGCCCGCGCACTACCTGGAGCGCTCCCCGGCCTGGTGGTACCCCTACACCCTGACCCCCGCCGGCGGCCACCTCCCGCGACCAGAAG CCTCGGAGAAGGCCCTCCTGCGAGACTCCTCCCCTGCGTCCGGCACGGACCGCGACTCCCCGGAGCCTCTGCTCAAGGCTGACCCCGACCACAAGGAACTGGACTCCAAGAGCCCGGACGAGATCATTCTGGAAGAGAGCGATTCAGAGGAAGGCAAAAAAGAAGGCGAGGCGGTGCCGGGCACGGCCGGGACAACTGTAGGGACGACTGCGGCGACACCCGGCTCAGAGGACTGGAAGGCGGGCGCCGAGAGCCCCGAGAAGAAGCCCGCGTGCCGCAAGAAGAAGACGCGCACCGTCTTCTCGCGCAGCCAGGTCTTCCAGCTCGAATCCACCTTCGACATGAAACGTTATCTCAGCAGCTCGGAGCGCGCCGGCCTGGCCGCGTCGCTTCACCTCACTGAGACGCAGGTCAAGATCTGGTTCCAGAATCGTCGCAACAAGTGGAAGCGACAGCTGGCGGCCGAGCTGGAGGCCGCCAACCTGAGCCATGCCGCCGCGCAGCGCATCGTGCGCGTGCCCATCCTTTACCACGAGAACTCTGCCGCGGAGGGTGCGGCTGCGGCCGCAGGGGCCCCGGTGCCGGTCAGCCAGCCGCTGCTCACCTTCCCGCACCCAGTCTACTACTCGCACCCTGTGGTCTCGTCTGTGCCGCTGCTACGGCCGGTGTGA
- the Hmx2 gene encoding homeobox protein HMX2, whose protein sequence is MGSKEDVGKGCPAAGGVSSFTIQSILGGGPSEAPREPAGWPARKRSLSVSSEEEELDEGWKAPACFCPDPHGPKEPSPKHHPPIPFPCLGTPKGSGSAGPAGSERTPFLSPSHSDFKEEKERLLPAGSPSPGPERPRDGGAERQAGAAKKKTRTVFSRSQVYQLESTFDMKRYLSSSERACLASSLQLTETQVKTWFQNRRNKWKRQLSAELEAANMAHASAQTLVGMPLVFRDSSLLRVPVPRSLAFPAPLYYPSSNLSALPLYNLYNKLDY, encoded by the exons ATGGGCAGCAAGGAAGATGTGGGGAAGGGATGTCCGGCGGCCGGTGGCGTCTCCAGCTTCACCATCCAGTCCATCCTGGGCGGGGGCCCTTCCGAGGCACCGCGGGAACCCGCCGGGTGGCCAGCCAGGAAACGCAGCTTGTCTGTGTCctcggaggaggaggagctggacgAAGGCTGGAAAGCGCCGGCTTGTTTCTGCCCAGATCCGCACGGCCCCAAGGAGCCAAGCCCTAAGCACCATCCCCCCATCCCTTTCCCTTGCCTGG GTACCCCCAAAGGCAGCGGAAGCGCAGGGCCTGCGGGCTCAGAGCGCAcgcctttcctttctccttctcactCGGactttaaagaagagaaagagaggctcTTGCCGGCGGGCTCGCCCTCTCCGGGGCCGGAACGGCCTCGGGATGGTGGTGCGGAACGGCAGGCCGGGGCGGCCAAGAAAAAGACGCGCACCGTCTTCTCCCGCAGCCAGGTGTATCAGCTCGAGTCCACCTTCGACATGAAACGCTACCTGAGCAGCTCGGAGCGCGCCTGCCTGGCCTCCAGCCTGCAGCTCACCGAGACCCAGGTTAAGACTTGGTTTCAGAACCGCCGCAACAAGTGGAAGCGGCAACTCTCGGCCGAACTGGAGGCGGCCAACATGGCACACGCGTCGGCGCAGACTCTCGTGGGCATGCCGCTGGTGTTTCGGGACAGTTCACTGCTGCGAGTGCCGGTGCCGCGCTCGCTCGCCTTCCCGGCGCCGCTCTACTACCCCAGCAGCAACCTCTCGGCCTTACCGCTCTACAACCTGTACAACAAGCTTGACTACTGA